A single genomic interval of Nocardioides palaemonis harbors:
- a CDS encoding Nramp family divalent metal transporter, with product MWPLLGPAFVTAVAYVDPGNFATNISAGSAYGYLLVWVVVVSNVMAMLIQYLSAKAGVATGLSLPALCREHLPRRVARGLWGQAELVAIATDLAEIVGGALALKLLFDLPLLAGGTITAVVSFVVLGLKGRSHRQFESVIIGLLGVILVGFAYDVAISGVDSMAVLDGTLPRFAGMDSVMLAAGMLGATVMPHAIYLHSALTSERLHARTEAERVTVMRSQRIDVIVAMTVAGLMNLSLLLVAASALSGQGIDTIEAAHAGLGDSLGQGAALLFALGLLASGFASSSVGTLSGQVIMEGFIRRHIPVAARRLVTLAPALLILALGVDPTAALVGSQVVLSFGIPFALVPLVWFTARRDVMGSLVNRPTTTAAGIVVAAAIIALNAVLLVQLAR from the coding sequence ATGTGGCCGCTGCTCGGCCCGGCGTTCGTCACGGCGGTCGCCTACGTCGACCCGGGCAACTTCGCCACGAACATCTCCGCCGGCTCCGCCTACGGCTACCTGCTCGTGTGGGTCGTCGTCGTCAGCAACGTCATGGCGATGCTCATCCAGTACCTCTCGGCCAAGGCCGGCGTCGCCACCGGGCTGAGCCTGCCGGCGCTGTGCCGCGAGCACCTGCCCCGCCGGGTCGCCCGCGGGCTGTGGGGCCAGGCCGAGCTCGTGGCGATCGCCACCGACCTGGCCGAGATCGTCGGCGGCGCTCTGGCGCTCAAGCTGCTCTTCGACCTCCCGCTCCTCGCGGGCGGCACCATCACCGCCGTCGTGTCCTTCGTCGTCCTGGGCCTCAAGGGCAGGAGCCACCGCCAGTTCGAGAGCGTGATCATCGGGCTCCTCGGCGTGATCCTCGTCGGCTTCGCCTACGACGTCGCGATCAGCGGGGTGGACTCGATGGCCGTCCTGGACGGCACGCTCCCCCGGTTCGCGGGGATGGACAGCGTGATGCTCGCCGCCGGGATGCTCGGGGCGACCGTCATGCCGCACGCAATCTACCTGCACAGCGCGCTCACCAGCGAGCGGCTCCACGCCCGCACCGAGGCCGAGCGGGTCACCGTGATGCGCAGCCAGCGGATCGACGTGATCGTCGCGATGACCGTGGCGGGGCTGATGAATCTCTCGCTCCTGCTGGTCGCCGCCTCGGCCCTCTCGGGCCAGGGCATCGACACCATCGAGGCCGCGCACGCCGGTCTCGGCGACTCGCTCGGGCAGGGCGCCGCGCTCCTCTTCGCCCTCGGCCTGCTGGCCTCGGGGTTCGCGTCGAGCAGCGTCGGCACGCTGTCGGGGCAGGTGATCATGGAGGGCTTCATCCGTCGCCACATCCCGGTCGCCGCACGCCGCCTCGTCACGCTGGCGCCCGCCCTGCTGATCCTCGCCCTCGGCGTCGACCCGACCGCCGCGCTCGTCGGGTCGCAGGTGGTGCTGTCCTTCGGCATCCCGTTCGCGCTGGTGCCGCTGGTGTGGTTCACCGCGCGGCGCGACGTCATGGGCTCGCTGGTCAACCGGCCCACGACCACCGCCGCCGGCATCGTGGTCGCGGCGGCGATCATCGCCCTCAACGCGGTGCTGCTGGTGCAGCTGGCGCGCTGA
- the ctlX gene encoding citrulline utilization hydrolase CtlX, protein MSAQAPSAVILVRAAKFVPNPATAADNAFQADAPAGQTEEATSAMALAEMDALADALRAVGVRVHVFEDDDHTRPDSVFPNNWVSTHAGGAVAVYPMYASNRRHERRADVLEMLKSHYRVQTIVDYSGLEPDGIFLEGTGAMVLDHVSRVAYTARSHRADAAVLERFCTDFTYEPMAFDAVDSEGVPVYHTNVIACIGTDVAMIALEMIPDEVRREQVRERLAVTGRTIVELTEEQIREFAGNAVELCGRTPEGKRRYVMAMSARAKRSLRPEQVAVIEESCEIVAVDIPTIELAGGSVRCMIAGVHLDKRPEQLPEPGENVVAINVDDPVTPDGRFVDGNAND, encoded by the coding sequence GTGAGTGCCCAGGCCCCCTCTGCTGTCATCCTCGTCCGCGCGGCGAAGTTCGTCCCCAACCCGGCGACCGCCGCCGACAACGCCTTCCAGGCCGACGCCCCGGCCGGCCAGACCGAGGAGGCCACCTCGGCCATGGCGCTCGCCGAGATGGACGCCCTCGCCGACGCGCTGCGGGCCGTCGGCGTGCGGGTCCACGTCTTCGAGGACGACGACCACACCCGCCCCGACAGCGTGTTCCCCAACAACTGGGTCTCCACGCACGCCGGCGGCGCCGTCGCGGTCTACCCGATGTACGCCTCCAACCGGCGCCACGAGCGCCGGGCCGACGTGCTGGAGATGCTGAAGTCGCACTACCGCGTGCAGACGATCGTCGACTACTCCGGTCTCGAGCCGGACGGCATCTTCCTCGAGGGCACCGGCGCGATGGTCCTCGACCACGTCTCCCGGGTGGCCTACACCGCCCGCAGCCACCGCGCCGACGCCGCGGTGCTGGAGCGATTCTGCACTGACTTCACCTACGAGCCGATGGCCTTCGACGCCGTCGACTCCGAGGGCGTGCCGGTCTACCACACCAACGTGATCGCCTGCATCGGCACAGACGTCGCGATGATCGCCCTCGAGATGATCCCCGACGAGGTGCGCCGCGAGCAGGTGCGCGAGCGCCTCGCGGTCACCGGCCGCACCATCGTCGAGCTCACCGAGGAGCAGATCCGCGAGTTCGCCGGGAACGCCGTCGAGCTGTGCGGCCGCACGCCTGAGGGCAAGCGGCGCTACGTGATGGCGATGTCGGCGCGGGCCAAGCGGTCGCTGCGGCCCGAGCAGGTCGCCGTGATCGAGGAGTCGTGCGAGATCGTCGCCGTCGACATCCCGACCATCGAGCTCGCCGGCGGCTCGGTGCGCTGCATGATCGCGGGCGTCCACCTCGACAAGCGCCCCGAGCAGCTGCCCGAGCCGGGCGAGAACGTCGTGGCGATCAACGTCGACGACCCGGTCACGCCCGACGGCCGGTTCGTCGACGGCAACGCGAACGACTGA
- a CDS encoding threonine aldolase family protein produces MSDLHDRFRAASATAEAVFWREPSTPAAMFRELAAFAEEHDVAWDRYGERGAVEQLEAEVAGLLGKPAAVMFPSGVMAQQATLRSWCDRSGSRRVALPDMSHLLRYEQDGPRRVMGLELEPLTTGRETPTAAALDKVPGRLGAAMVELPLRDAGCLLPPWEDLVALSEAARGRGVPLHADGARIWESVPHWGRTLAEAADLVDSMYVSLYKGLGGTSGALVVCPEDLAGELRSWRQRMGGTIFSMTTAAVGGLKGLREHVDRFAAYRDWAIALAAELQQRGIRTVPEQPHIATFLAYAPGKADEVNERVVAYTEEHHVVPSGLWQPADVPGWVVTELTCYDAAVDRDPAEVAEQLAAVVA; encoded by the coding sequence GTGAGCGACCTGCACGACCGGTTCCGCGCCGCCTCGGCCACCGCCGAGGCGGTGTTCTGGCGCGAGCCGTCGACCCCTGCGGCGATGTTCCGCGAGCTCGCGGCCTTCGCCGAGGAGCACGACGTCGCGTGGGACCGCTACGGCGAGCGCGGCGCCGTCGAGCAGCTCGAGGCCGAGGTCGCCGGGCTGCTCGGCAAGCCCGCCGCGGTGATGTTCCCCAGCGGCGTGATGGCTCAACAGGCGACCCTCCGGTCCTGGTGCGACCGCTCCGGCTCGCGCCGGGTGGCCCTGCCCGACATGTCCCACCTCCTGCGCTACGAGCAGGACGGGCCGCGGCGGGTGATGGGCCTCGAGCTCGAGCCGCTGACCACGGGCCGCGAGACCCCGACGGCCGCCGCGCTGGACAAGGTCCCGGGACGCCTCGGCGCCGCCATGGTCGAGCTGCCGCTGCGCGACGCCGGGTGCCTGCTGCCGCCTTGGGAGGACCTGGTCGCGCTGTCGGAGGCCGCCCGCGGGCGCGGCGTACCGCTGCACGCGGACGGGGCCCGGATCTGGGAGTCGGTGCCGCACTGGGGTCGGACCCTCGCCGAGGCGGCCGACCTGGTCGACTCGATGTACGTCTCGCTCTACAAGGGTCTCGGCGGCACCAGCGGCGCGCTGGTGGTCTGCCCCGAGGACCTGGCCGGCGAGCTGCGGTCGTGGCGGCAGCGGATGGGCGGCACCATCTTCTCGATGACGACGGCCGCGGTCGGTGGCCTGAAGGGGCTGCGCGAGCACGTCGACCGGTTCGCGGCCTACCGCGACTGGGCGATCGCGCTCGCGGCCGAGCTCCAGCAGCGCGGCATCCGCACGGTCCCCGAGCAGCCGCACATCGCGACGTTCCTGGCCTACGCCCCCGGCAAGGCCGACGAGGTCAACGAGCGCGTCGTGGCCTACACGGAGGAGCACCACGTGGTGCCGTCGGGCCTGTGGCAGCCGGCCGACGTGCCGGGCTGGGTCGTCACCGAGCTCACCTGCTACGACGCGGCCGTCGACCGCGACCCCGCCGAGGTCGCCGAGCAGCTCGCGGCGGTCGTGGCGTGA